The Chiloscyllium plagiosum isolate BGI_BamShark_2017 chromosome 3, ASM401019v2, whole genome shotgun sequence genomic interval AGCTACAGCACTGaaaaaaacctcaaaaaaaaaggagcagctcttacagccacaattctCTTCCATCCACCATTTTTACTCATAGATGGCCGGAGTCCAGAAATAGCAGTAACAGTTTAAGGATACGTGCTAGACCATTTTAGGGAAAAGATggagacatttctttacccagacagtggtgagcatgtggaattctctgccatggaaAACAATTGAAGCCACAACTTTGaaaattttcaagaaggagttagttCTTAGGGCTACAAAGATCAAAAGTTATGGAGTCAATGCAGAAACAGGATGAtaagacatgatcatattgaatggcagagcagctttgaaaggcagaatggctgactcctgcttctattttctatgttattATGAATGGTAATTCTGCGTTGGTTCCATAGTCTGATGAAATCTATAAGTTCAGAGTCAGTAGACATATTTGTTTCAGAATGTGACATTTAGCCTTATCAGTTGATAATCTGTGTTTAGCTAGTCCTTTTACAGTGTAAGCACAGGATTTCAGACAATGATCCTCAAGGTCCATCATTCTCATCAATTTGACAATACTATGAATGGTGACCAAGAACACTGTTACACAGTTTCAAATCATTGGACCTGTGGTTTTCAAAATACAAAATATCTGCCATGACTGAGTCCTACAAAAAATTGTTGTGGCAATAGTTGAGTGTAATAAACCCCACGGAAAGAGTCTATGAGTCATTGTAAATGGAGAATTTGGCAGCGACTGGTAAAACTGTCATTTGCCACCTTTttcagtggaaggatgtttgcaCATGTCCCAATATCCAGTTTAGCAAATAGTTTATATTATCCCTGCAACTATCGGCATAAAATCTAGATGGTGGCAAAAGATTGTTGCAAGCACAGTACTAATACATTCTTCAATGTTCACTGTGGCAAATTTATGCTCAGTTTGTGTGTTCATAAAGCCATAAGAtatgggttaaaaatcacacaacaccaggttatagtccaacaggttttatttggaagtactagctttcaaagcactgctccttcatcaggtaactagtggggcaggatcataagacacaaaatttatagcaaaagatcacagtgtcatcaattaaaatgatatattgaacaaacttagattagaatgggttgcagatttccattcattaatatgtaaatcccagaacttcttttaagtcacgttCTCGAGAtaatttaaagttttataaaaaaaatgacatttcagctcagaaaatgtattaaaggtgtgaggttagagtctgtctgtatcccaatcttgagccagaaagattctatttccaaagtaggaatttatgaaaTATTACAGGTCATGTGctttttaagcaaaatagaatgtatctgcaaatgcaattctacaaatacaaattcaccccattgacgtgtgtgtgtgcgtggtgtgcatgtgagggagaaagagagtgtgcatgtgagtgtaagTACGCATGAGAGAATGTATGTTTGCATATGTGTGTGCTTGGTAGAATGTGTGCACGAGTGTgacagagtgagacagacagTGTGTGcatggggggtgtatgtgtgtcttagagcatgtgtatgagagagggtctgtgtgagtgtgtgagtatgtaagtgtgcgtgtgagagtgtatggtgtagtggggtcacctgtaggaTAACATGAACACAAGATCCTGGTTGAGTCCTTAcaggtaccgaacttggctatcagtctctgctcggtcACTGCATTGTTGCATATTTCAAAATCCATCTTGGTggacggtcacccaaagatccaaggccgaatgtccctgactgcttaagtgttctctgactgggagggaacatccctgtctggcaattgttgcacggtgtccattcatctgttgtcatagcgtctgcttggtctcaccaatgtaccatgccttgtggcatccttgcctgcagcgtatgacaTAGACAACATTGACCGAGTAACATGAGTACTTGTCGTGTACATGGTGGTTAGTGTCCCCATGTGTattggtggtatccatgtcaacactctgacacgtcttgcagtggttgccatgacagggttgtatgatgTTGTGGTCGAtgctgtcctgaaggctgggcagtttgctgcaaacaatggtctgtttaagatttggtggttgtttaaaggtgagaagtgaaggCGTAAGGAAGGTTTTGGTAAGGTGCTTATCCTCATtccctgagctgagatgtcaccttttttttataaagccttaagttatctcgagaatgtgacttaaaagaagttccagtatttacatattaatgaaccaaaacctgcaacccattctataagatgaaagacttaaaacaatctagatttgttcaatatataattttaattgcatgacactgtgattagattagattacttacagtgtagaaacaggccctgcggcccaacaagtccacaccgacccgcaacccacccatacccctaacctaactctacaggcaatttagcatggccaattcacctgacctgcacatctttggactgtgggaggaaaccggagcaaacccacacagacacggagaacatgcaaactccacattcagtcgcctgaggcaggaattgaacccaggtctccggcgctgtgaggcagcagtgctaaccaccgtgccatgatcttttgaattgaattgagttgaatttattgtcacatgtaccgaggcacaatgaaaagctttgtctagcgatcaatacaggcagatcacagagttaagtagcatagataagtaattAATAGGTAAACAATGGCAAAAccaaaaaacacagatacaggcgaatgttaagggtttgtgagtccattcagtattctaacaacagtatggtagaaactgtttcaaaaccagctggtgtgtgtgttcaggcttctgtaccttctccccgttgtagaggttgtaaaaaaacattcaacaccaggttatagtccaacaggtttaattggaagcacactagctttcagagcaacgctccttcatcagatgatagtggagggctcgatcgtaacactatgttacaatcgagccctccactatcacctgatgaaggagcgtcgctcctaaagctagtgtgcttccaattaaacctgttggactataatctggtgttgtgtgatttttaactttgtacaccccagtccaacaccggcatctccaaatcatagaataacattgccagggtgggatggatctttgagaatgctggcggcctttccttgacagtgggcctgatgGATGGatctatggatgggaggttggcctttgtgattgtccaagcTGAGCTCACCACTCTGAATTGACAGTGGGCCTGATGGATGGatctatggatgggaggttggcctttgtgattgtccaggctgagctCACCACTCTGTAagtgtctccgatcttgaatggtacagttgccataccaggtagtgctatatccagacagaatggtcttgatggcgcacctagaaaagttggcaagggtattcgccatcatgcctaatttcctcagctgcctgaggaagaagagacgtcaTTGGGCCTtggtaaccagtgcatccacgtgAAGAGTGCAAGAAATATTGTTATGGATGAcaactcccaggagcttgacactctccactcatttcaCCGCTGTGCTGTCAATGTGTAGGGGTAGCATgggtaacatcccactgaaagtgaATAATGAGTTTACTATAAactcttctgctataaattctgagtcttatgaTCTTTGGacgctaatacttccaaataaatctgttgggctatagcgtggtgttgggtgatttttaactttgtccacccgagtctAATACCAGCGCCTTCACATCATAAGATGTGGGAGCAGAAGCTCCCATTTagctcatcaagcctgctccacaattcagtgAGATTGTAGTCAGACAATACAGTTTGGGTGGAAATTGCGTGGTTTATGTTTTGAGGACGATTGGTATGAATTCTTGGTTTGTGGAATGCTGAACCATTCTGGCCTCTGAGATGGGTTCTCAGGAGGTCAAATCACATTTTCAAGGCTTTGTTTTCTACATTGACACTTCCATACTTCATTTGAACCACTGTTTGGCATGCATCATTAAAAGCCTGATAATATCCAGATATCTCATAAACTTAATAGAGCTTTTTAAGgaaatgacaaagaagattgatgaccacagagtggcagatggcattgaCTTTAGTAAGACCTTTAACAAGGTCACTTGTGGCAGGCTGATTCACATTTCCAATCAGAAAAACATCCACAGTTATTCTGTTTTCTATAACTAAGCAAGTTCTGTATCTATCTCACCAGCTCACCACAGATTCCATGGAATTGTAATTTCTATAAATAATTTTGAGGAGAATGTAGGTCACcttattagtaagtttgtagatgatacaaaggtatGGGGcactgtggatagtgaggatttCCAGATGATATAGATGGGTTTGAAACTTGGGTGaagaaaaggcagatggaatttaacctggacaaatgcgatgtgatgcattttggaaggtctaatgtaGGAGGGgggtatacagttaatggcagaatccttagaaGCATTAACATGCAGAGGAACTAGGAAAACCGGTCCACAGTTCCCCGAAAGTGACAATACAAGTGGATAACATAGTcaaaaggcatatggcatgcatGCCTTCATCATTTGGTGCATGgattataaaaattggcaagtcacatTGTATAGATCTTTGACAAGGCCATACAgcattgcatatagttctggttacCAGAGCATttgcaggctttggagagggttaaaagatgatttatcagaatgttgaaCAGATTGgaaggtattagctatgaggagaggtggaacaaacttggtttgttttcacttcaacgttgaaggctgagaggtgacctgatagaggtttacaaaattatgtgaggTATGGATTGAATAGATAATCAGAATCCTTTTCCAGGATAGGAATGCCAGTTGCTGGGGACATAGATtaaaggtaaaagggggaaagtttaaaggagatgtcaaaggcaattttttttttatacgGAGGGTGCTAAGTGTGCTACCAGacaaggtggtagaagcagatacaataacaacatttatgaggcatctttacagatacatgaataggcagggaatgaAGGGGCATGGACCTCAttgaggcaaaaggtttttagtttagaaaacgtGTTTTGTGTTGTCACAGGCTTGGTGGGTCAAAGGGATGTTCCTGTTGCAGTactgttctttcttctttgttctttgatctctCACTGACAGCTATCTTTGTCCTTGACAAAATCTGGACAAAGGTGACATTGTTTATGCACATATATGTGTTACACTTTATTACAATatttcatggagtcatagaatcagtcacacagcattgaaacagatccttctggtcacccagtccatgccaatcataactCCAAACTTAACCAGTATCTCCTGCTTGatcttggctcatatccctccaaacatttcactTGCATAAAGAATCTTAATATTAATTTTTAATGTACTGAAATTAATATTAATTCTGGGTTAGAACGTCATTATTGATGTGTTCAATTTCACAGAAAAcaccaaataaaataaaacttagcagaggatggtttcgatccatcgacctctgggttatgggcccagcacgctTCCGCTGCGCCACTCTGCTTCTGATAGTATTGCAGAAGGACGCTTCTTTCAATATTGGTGGCACGTGTGACGTAACATTGAAGGGTTTGTTGGGATCACGTGAGTAACGGCAAGATGGCGGCGAAGAGATGTCACAGTAAGTGAGAGAAATAAAGAGGGAACGCGGAGGCCGATGTGAGAAAGGGAATacgatggagaaggagagaagagatagagagtgagagcGAGACTGACACCGACATAAACGACAGCGAGGGGGATATGTGAAGGAAGGAATAAGACGGAGTGATAGAGCGAAACTTAGAATATCCTTTGTTGTCAAAACAAAAGTTTTTACAGATACACGGAAAGAAAAGTTAGAGTGTGTGTATAAGAGAGAACGGAGGAAAGGAGAGTGATAGAGAGGCACCGGGAATGTACGGGGAGGGGAACCGGTAGAGTGATGGCCGCAGAAGTATATCCATCAGGTCGTATTTCACTGTCACCTTCTGCGCCCTCAGATTGAGTGAGGATTTAATGTCTCACCCCAACTAACCCCGTCTGCCTCCCATAAAGTATTCCCCATACAACCCAGTCCTTCCTCATTCATACATTCACCTCATTTCTCTTTCAATGTCGGTATGCAGATCCCCTTTACAACTCCCATGTATCACCTTCGGACAATTCTCTGGCTAGTGAAATTTGTCCTGAATTTCTTATTGCATTTAATAGTCGCTGATGTACCTTCACAGCCCATAGCTCTAGTCTCCTTTGTAATTGGCAACATCTCTATACTGAACTTATCCAATTCTTTGATAAACTTAAAAGATGCCTTCCCAGCTCAATCACCCCTGTGTGTATTGTATATCTTTATTCTGTATACCCGCTTTACTTATCTGTCACTTTATTTAAGAGTCATTAAAATCTGTATATAATCATTATTATGTACCATTTTCTCATTTACATTATTCAGTTACATAATCATTCCTCCAGTACCTTTCCATTGTTCAGCAGTCTACCAGACTTCTGTTAGTGGATTAATCCTGTCTCTTTCACTTTAATGCATATAAGTTCTGTTATGCAGCTTTTTTCTGCTTCCATTATGTTATTTCCAAAAACATGAGCTACTCATTCCCATTTCCTTGCTCCTCAATTCTGATTATGTTCTCACCTACAGTGTTTAGTTGCTCGACCTGTTCTTCATGTAGCTGTGTATCAACTATTcctttctgtagtttttttttgcctcAAATTTCCTTATTTTAGATGCTGTCTTACTTTCGCTgttcaatttaaataaaacttcCTCAATTCAACATTACCTATTACTTTTCAGGATTTAGGAAGGTAGTCTGAACCTTGAGAAGTTGGGCCAGCATCATCAAAGCatgggataaaagcaaattactgcggctgctggaatctgaaaccaaaagagaaaatgctagaaaatctcagcaggtctggcagcatctgtaaggagagaaaagagctaacgttttgagtctaactgaccctttgtcaaagctttaacGAAGGGCATTTGATTCTAGGGCATCTGATAGGATGGGTGCTAAGAgaatgtttctccttgtgggtgagactaggactaggagGTATAGTTTAAAAATCAGTAGTTATTTAATACTGAGAAGTGGAGGAGGTTAGTTGGTGGTTAGTTGTTTGGACTTTTCTACCCAGGAGAGCAGGGAAAATGAGCTATTGAACATATTGCAGGTTGGGTTAGTTAGAGTTTTCATTAATAGAGAGTTATGGGGAATGgattggaaagtggaattaaggccacagaagtcagtcatgatcttattaattGTTGGAACACTCAAGGGATTAAATGGTCTACTTCAACTGCTTAAATTCATCGTATATGGCCTCTATGCATGTCTTTCTAACAAGTCCATAATCTTTCATAGGTAGATGATCTGTAATTAAACATCATATGCAGAACTGAGCTTGCCGGTCTATGTAGTGTTTGGTATTCTTGCCCAGTTTCAACTTCACCTAAATGGTAACTCTTCTGACCAGATATCAATTTATAGTAAATAGTTACTCCAGTTTGAATGGTCTTGGGGAGTCAATGGggatattgcatttttttttcagggaGGCTTTGAGGGTGTCCTTGAAGCATTTCCTTTCCCTTCTTGGAAGCTATTTATGACGAAGCTTGGAGTAGACAGCTTGTTTTGGAAATGTGATGATATGATCTTCCTAATCCAGTTGATTGACTGTAACCAGTGCCTTGATACTGGAAAAGCTGCTCTGAGAGAGACCCAGATAATGGAGGTTCTGTTCTATTTGTTGATTTGTAGAATTTTGTGGAGGCATCGATAGTGGTATTTCTTTAGGAATCTGAGATGTTTGCGGTACATTGGCCATGTTTCAACCACGTTCAATCACAAACAGCAAAAGAATATGCAGAAACCTGAACATCCCACACACTCACCTCCTCAAACACCACCTGTGGCAGTGCGTGTGGATTGTTTAGTCAGTTCAGGAGCCATAACACTAAAGTGGAAGAAAGTCATCTCTGTCTTGAGGGATTACTTCAGACTGGTTGATCTTAAATCTTGAAAGAATTGACTTAAAGCAATTGGCAATAGAAGCAAATGTAATATGAGAAAGCGCTTTTCAGGCAGTGACTGGTTGCAGTCTGGAGTATGCTGTCCAACTTTGTTAAGCAGGTTCAATAAAGGCTTTCAAGACAAGTTAGAGTATTACTTGAAAAAGAACAATGTGCAACATTAAAGGAAAAACGCAGGAGCATGGTCAAGTGTTTAATCGGAAAGCTGGTTCAGGTACAGTCAGCTAAGCTGTCTCCTTCTATACTGTTGTGATTTTGCAATTTTTTCCCCTTTGTATTTCTTCTGATGGAATGTTAATCTGAAGACCTGTCTGCTTGTTCGGACAGAGGATATAAAATAACCCATGTGCAGTTTTCTTTGTGTTTCTATCAAAAACAACCTTTAAAATAGGTATGGTAGAATAGGATATGGTAGATTAAGAGTTCACATTCTAGTCTCAGTAAGAGAGTTAAAATTCTACTATGCTCAGTTGGGAATTGAAGTCAGTTAACACTGCAAATTGCCTGATATGTATTGAACCCAACTCGTTCACAAATGCCCTTTGAGATGTCAATACAATCCACCAGTCTGGCCAATATATATCATTCTAGTCCTACAGGATCAtaaaattgttatggtgcagaaggaggccatttggtcttctcaggggaaagcagcatcAGCCAAGTTAATGACATCATTGCGGCTTTggagaaagataagcagcaggtctATAGTGATAGGGGATTCAATAGTAAGGAGTACTGACTGCTTCCATGGCTGCACATGTGAATATCAagatgatatgttgcctccctggtgccaggatcagggatgtcaTGGAGCAGTTGCAGGTCATTCTAGAGTAGGCAGGTGAATGGCCATTGGTTGTGGTACACATAGTACCAACAAATTAGGCAAACAATGGAATGAGGACCTGAAAACTGAATATAGAAagtcagaaaataaattaaaatgcaggacTTCAAATGTAGTAATCTCAGAATTACTGTCAGTGCCATATGCCAGCAAGAGTAGGAATAAGAGGACAGATCAGATAAAGGCATGACTGGGGAAGTGATGAACCAGTAAGGGGTTTAGATACTTGAGACATTGGGACCCTTTCTGGGAAGGTGGGATCTATACAAGCCTGACGAGTTGCACTTGGGCAGGTTCAGTTagtgaggttttaaactagtatggcactGGGATAGAGCCAATCTTAAGTCTACTAAATGTAGGCTTAAATGAGTCAGATACCGGAGACAGAACATTAGCTAGTGATGTAGTCAGCAACTTGCAAAGACAAAAGAAATGAGGATTAGAAAGCATCCAGCCAAAGAAATTGACAGGGTTGAGCTGTTAATACTTCAATGCAAAGAGTATTACAACCAAGACACATGAACTAAGGGCACAGATAGATGTCATTGTATAATGAAAAGCTGGCAGAAGGAGGGGCAAAATTGGCAGCTTGGTATCCCTGAATGGAGAGTCTGCAGACAGCGTAGAGTGAGTAACAATAAAAGAAGGGGACCAGCAGCAATTGGTTAAAGAATCAATTACATTTGTGAGAACAGATGATATACTAAATGGGTTAACAAATGAGGATTTATGGGTTGAGCTTAGGAATAAAAAAGGGGCAATCACACTACCAGGAGTAAACTACAAAACCCAAATAATGAGGGGGAGATTGAACAAAAATGTCTGCCTGTAGGAAAAATAGGCCAATAACAGAAGGAGACTTTAATGATCCCAATATCAATTGAGTTTCAAATAATATAATGGATTTCAAGTTTAAGGAGTTTCAAATAAaactctgcaaatgcaaattcatctttggatgtgtgtgtgtgtgtgtgtacgcacgcgtgcatgagagagagagaaagtgtgtgtgtctgtctgtctgcatgtgagtatgagtgcacatgagagtgtgtgtgggcaCATGCTTGGTACAGTGTGTATGTGAGTTtggcttagagtggtgctggaaaagcacagcagtcaggcagcatccgaggaacaggaaaattgacgtttcggaggCACTGCAATTGATATTGTTTATGTAGATATTTCATCAATGGAAATGAGAGGGCCATGGACACAAAATTGAATTAATGAGAAATAGTTGTCTTTCAGATTGCAGGGAGTCATGAAGTAGAGATTCCCAGGGTTCTTCTGTTAAGGCCAGTACCATTTAGCTTTATACGAATGACCCAGACTAAGTGTATTGagtataatttcaaagtttgcagataaccaAAAGTCAGGAGCAAGATAGCAACTGGCTGAAGaaaacagatgaaatttaatagggaaaggattagaagaaGACCCTTTGACCCATTCAATCTGTTCTGCCACTCGATGAGATCATGGGTGAACTGATTGTTGTGCAGTTGCTTTACAGTGTATTTTACATTAGTTTGTTAGTAACTTTGTAGCAATGTCTGGCTATTCTCCTTTCATTTTGCTATTTAAATTACTTTTAGATATGTTGAATGACAGGTTGAATTCTGTTTTCCACGTTGATTGAACATAGGTTTTGTGCTGTGGAACACCTGGAGGTTGGCCAGCTCGAAAACAGAGAACAAGCCGGACTCGAGAAAGGAACCTCTGAGAAAGCCTGTAACCCCTGTTGGCCGCTTGGATCATCCACAGCAGAAGACGGTGGGAGAAGATCCCCTTGAAAGTGAGTGCTCTGTGTTTTGGAATGGAACTGCTGTATTTCAAGCATAATATATATGAAACCTTACAATGAGGCAACTTATTTACCAGCGATTGCATTGGAATTTTTTATTTGACTGTAAATTCCAGTAGTGCTGactggttctgaggaaaggtaAGTGACCAGGAAGGCTGCTATGACCTAGGCACTGTGAAGTGGCTGAAAGCATTTGGCACAATGTAGACCCGTAGATATGATACAGCACCAAAGGgggtcattcagcccatattgTCCTAATATGACCTAAGGTACTCAGATGTCCTTTCTAATCCGATCTTCTCAGACACAGCCTGAAGCCCGCAACTTATAGCACCACAAGCAGcgaattccagatacccaccactctctatgcaTAAAAATGTCTTTCCTTACATCCCCTCTAATCTTTCTGCAACTTAGCTTGAAgctatgacccctggtttttgaacttTTCTGCCAAGGCAAACAGGTTCCTTCTATCTACTTCATCTCTACCCCTCACAAAGTTgtttacccctcaacctcctgagtTCTCCCCTCAAACTCCTGAGTTCCAAGGAATAGAGccccaacatagagtcatagagatgtacatcacggaagcagactctttggtccaacttgtccatgcctaccagatagcccaacccgatctagtcccacctgccagcacccgtcccatatccctccaaaccctttctattcatatacccatccttttaaatgttacaattgtactagcctctggcagctaattccgtacacgtaccaccctctgcgtgaaaaagttgccccttaggtctcttttatatttttcctctctcaccctaaacctatgctcttgagttctggactcccccaccctaaggaagagactttgtctatttatcctaactgtgcccctctataaggtcacccctcagtctctgacgctccagggaaaacagccccagcccattcaacctctccctatacttcaaatccttcaaccctggcagcatccttgtaaagtttgtctgaaccctttcaag includes:
- the sdhaf4 gene encoding succinate dehydrogenase assembly factor 4, mitochondrial isoform X3, producing MSQLNIGFVLWNTWRLASSKTENKPDSRKEPLRKPVTPVGRLDHPQQKTVGEDPLERFPDDINPVTKEKNGPRGPEPTRYGDWERRGRCIDF
- the sdhaf4 gene encoding succinate dehydrogenase assembly factor 4, mitochondrial isoform X2 produces the protein MAAKRCHSFVLWNTWRLASSKTENKPDSRKEPLRKPVTPVGRLDHPQQKTVGEDPLERFPDDINPVTKEKNGPRGPEPTRYGDWERRGRCIDF
- the sdhaf4 gene encoding succinate dehydrogenase assembly factor 4, mitochondrial isoform X1, which codes for MCNIKGKTQEHGQVFNRKAGSGFVLWNTWRLASSKTENKPDSRKEPLRKPVTPVGRLDHPQQKTVGEDPLERFPDDINPVTKEKNGPRGPEPTRYGDWERRGRCIDF